ACGCCTCCAGAATTAGCACTCGTCGGCCGCGAGTGCCAACCGGTGTACGCCGAGAGCGAACGCGTCAGTCGGCGACGGGCCTGGCGTGCCGGGGCGCGCGCTGGACGAACGCCAGGTGCCCGCCCAGGTACCCGCTCGCGGCGACCGTGCCGCCGCCCGCGAGCCCCACGAGCACGCCGAGCCCGCGGCTCCCGCGCCGGCGCAGCAGCCATGACGCCGAGTACAGGCCGAGCGCGACGGAGTTGAGCGCGGCGTGCGCCGTGCCGACGCGCTCGACGCGCGCGGGCGAGCCGGACCAGTCCGCGAGCCCGGTGAGCGCGGCGGGCAGCGCGGACAGCACACCCAGCCCCACCAACCGGTCGGCGGCCGCCCGACCCTGCTCACCGGCGGTCAGGTCGAGCACCATCGCACTGGTCCACATCCCGAGGGGCGCGTCCGTCACGAGCGGGTGCGCGGCGTGGCCGAGCGGCTCGC
The Cellulomonas gilvus ATCC 13127 DNA segment above includes these coding regions:
- a CDS encoding DUF2231 domain-containing protein, producing the protein MTPTHPAAALPRRLATRLETSRRLDRPTHALRRAAAQLDRVPALRALLRGEPLGHAAHPLVTDAPLGMWTSAMVLDLTAGEQGRAAADRLVGLGVLSALPAALTGLADWSGSPARVERVGTAHAALNSVALGLYSASWLLRRRGSRGLGVLVGLAGGGTVAASGYLGGHLAFVQRAPRHARPVAD